One Papaver somniferum cultivar HN1 chromosome 10, ASM357369v1, whole genome shotgun sequence genomic window carries:
- the LOC113317841 gene encoding AP-1 complex subunit gamma-2-like yields the protein MNPFSSGTRLRDMIRSIRACKTAAEERAVVRKECAAIRSAVSENDNDYRHRNLAKLMFIHMLGYPTHFGQMECLKLIASSGFPEKRIGYLGLMLLLDERQEVLMLVTNSLKQDLNHSNQYIVGLALCALGNICSAEMARDLAPEVERLLQSRDPNIRKKAALCSIRIVQKVPDLAENFMSPAAVLLKEKHHGVLITGLQLCADLCKVSEEALDYFRKKCTEGLVKVLKDVVNSPYAPEYDIAGITDPFLHIRLLRLLRILGHGDADASDYMNDILAQVATKTETNKNAGNAILYECVETIMSIEDNSGLRVLAINILGKFLSNRDNNIRYVALNMLMKAIQVDAQAVQRHRATILECVKDLDASIRKRALELTYLLVNETNVKPLTKELIDYLEVSDEEFNGDLTAKICSIVEKFSPEKIWYIDQMLKVLSEAGNYVKNEVWHALIVVISNASDLHGYTVRSLFKAFQTSGDQESLVRVAVWCIGEYGEMLVNNIGMLDIEDPVTVTESDAVDVLEIVMKRHTSEIDTREMSLIALLKLSSRFPACSERIRDIIVQNKGSLVLELQQRSIEFNSIVAKHQNIRSALVERMPVLDETTYSGKRPGTLPATGSTSSGASFNIPNGVAKSAAAPLVNLLDLDSDDAPPPSSSGGDFLNDLLGVGVSPIPSMSGTSKSPTSGTDVLLDLLSIGTPPAQNNFSNDLLSMSTDNGPSVSSLDRTQSLSSQVSSPPGAAPMMDLLDSLSPTVSVTTNSLADMNLNGDNGPVHQPIVAFQSKSLKIMFSFSKEPGNPQRTLITATFTNLSSNDYTNFLFQAAVPKFVQLQLETASSNILPASGNGSITQTLRVTNSQQGQKALAMRLRVSYKVNGEEGLELGQVNNFPRGL from the exons ATGAATCCATTCTCTTCTGGAACTCGATTAAG ggacATGATTAGGTCTATACGTGCTTGTAAAACTGCAGCCGAGGAACGTGCTGTTGTAAGGAAAGAGTGTGCGGCTATCCGTTCTGCAGTTAGTGAAAATGATAATGATTATAGGCATCGTAATTTGGCGAAGCTCATGTTCATTCACATGCTTGGTTACCCCACACATTTTGGTCAAATGGAGTGCCTAAAGTTGATAGCGTCTTCTGGATTTCCCGAAAAGAGAATAGGATATCTTGGCCTCATGTTGCTTCTCGatgaaagacaagaagttctcatGCTCGTTACGAACTCCTTAAAACA AGATCTCAATCACTCAAACCAGTACATTGTAGGCCTGGCTCTTTGTGCTCTGGGGAATATTTGCTCAGCAGAAATGGCTCGTGATCTTGCACCTGAAGTGGAAAGATTGCTTCAGAGCCGAGACCCTAACATCAGAAAGAAG GCAGCATTATGTTCTATAAGGATTGTACAGAAAGTCCCAGACTTGGCAGAGAATTTTATGAGTCCAGCAGCTGTCTTATTAAAAGAAAAACATCACGGAGTTCTAATAACAGGACTTCAGCTATGTGCAGATCTTTGTAAAGTTAGCGAGGAGGCCCTTGATTACTTTAGAAAG AAGTGCACAGAAGgtttggttaaagttctaaaggATGTTGTGAATAGTCCATATGCCCCTGAATATGACATTGCGGGGATCACAGACCCGTTCCTCCATATTCGACTGCTTAGGCTTTTGCGTATATTAGGCCATGGAGATGCTGATGCTAGTGATTATATGAATGACATTCTTGCCCAG GTGGCTACAAAAACAGAGACGAATAAAAATGCAGGGAATGCCATTCTTTATGAATGCGTTGAAACTATTATGAGCATTGAGGATAATAGTGGTTTGCGCGTTCTTGCGATAAATATATTAGGAAAATTCTTGTCAAATCGCGACAACAACATCAG ATATGTTGCATTGAACATGCTGATGAAGGCCATTCAAGTAGATGCTCAAGCTGTGCAGAGGCACCGGGCGACAATTTTGGAGTGTGTAAAG GATTTGGATGCTTCAATTAGGAAGAGGGCCCTGGAACTCACATATCTTTTGGTGAATGAAACTAATGTTAAACCTTTAACCAAAGAACTAATTGATTATCTGGAAGTAAGCGATGAAGAATTCAATGGAGACCTTACTGCCAAAATTTGCTCCATTGTTGAGAA GTTTTCCCCTGAAAAAATATGGTATATCGATCAGATgctcaaagttttgtctgag GCTGGAAATTATGTAAAGAATGAAGTTTGGCATGCCCTTATAGTAGTGATAAGCAATGCATCTGATCTCCATGGATATACTGTGAGATCTCTTTTCAAGGCATTCCAAACATCAGGTGATCAG GAAAGTCTTGTTCGAGTGGCAGTTTGGTGTATAGGAGAATATGGTGAAATGCTTGTCAACAATATAGGGATGCTTGATATAGAGGATCCAGTAACT GTAACAGAATCTGATGCTGTGGATGTCTTAGAAATTGTCATGAAACGCCATACATCAGAGATCGATACTCGGGAAATGTCTTTGATTGCACTTTTGAAGCTCTCGTCACGCTTCCCAGCTTGTTCAGA GAGGATAAGGGATATTATTGTTCAGAACAAAGGGAGCCTGGTGCTTGAATTGCAGCAAAGGTCCATCGAGTTTAATTCTATTGTCGCTAAGCACCAGAATATCAG GTCTGCATTGGTTGAACGGATGCCTGTTCTAGACGAGACAACTTACAGTGGAAAGAGGCCTGGTACTTTGCCGGCAACTGGTTCAACTTCAAGCGGAGCTTCATTTAATATTCCTAATGGAGTTGCCAAAAGTGCTGCTGCTCCACTTGTAAATTTACTTGATCTGGATTCAGATGATGCACCACCTCCTAGCTCTTCAGGTGGTGATTTTCTTAATGACCTTCTGGGTGTTGGTGTGTCTCCAATTCCATCAATGTCAG gtACAAGCAAGTCTCCAACAAGTGGAACAGATGTTCTCTTGGATCTATTATCCATAGGAACTCCTCCTGCACAGAACAACTTTTCAAATGATTTGCTGTCCATGAGTACGGATAATGGGCCATCAGTTTCCTCACTGGATAGAACACAGTCACTTTCTTCGCAAGTGTCTTCTCCACCAGGAGCTGCACCAATGATGGATCTATTGGACAGCTTATCACCCACTGTTTCAGTGACCACCAATTCTCTAGCGGACATGAACCTAAATG GAGACAATGGTCCAGTTCATCAACCTATAGTTGCATTCCAGAGCAAATCATTAAAGATAATGTTCAGCTTCTCAAAGGAACCTGGAAACCCGCAAAGAACGCTAATTACTGCTACTTTCACAAATTTATCATCTAATGATTATACTAATTTCCTCTTCCAGGCTGCAGTTCCGAAG TTTGTACAACTGCAATTAGAGACGGCTAGCAGTAATATTCTCCCAGCAAGTGGTAATGGTTCAATCACACAAACTCTTAGGGTCACTAATAGCCAACAAGGGCAG AAAGCCCTTGCAATGCGTTTAAGGGTATCATACAAGGTGAATGGCGAAGAAGGTTTGGAACTGGGTCAAGTCAACAACTTTCCTCGTGGTTTGTAA